One stretch of Nocardioides perillae DNA includes these proteins:
- a CDS encoding polyprenyl synthetase family protein, whose protein sequence is MDDTARTAPSTSAGAALADAPAGAWDIAAFRDGVQATLDTFLDGQVERLVDLGPDAARLVEEARAAVSGGKRLRAAFCWWGHRAVPAPGGDPAPVDEAALLRACAALELLHASALVHDDVMDASDTRRGRPSAHRTFEAEHRAAGWQGDAEQFGAAAAVLLGDLLLTWSDELLRTCGLPAERVAAAMHVLDLCRSEVIAGQFLDVSVQARGRADVDAAMTVLRYKSAKYSIERPLHVGAALAGADAALLGRLSAFGLPLGEAFQLRDDLLGVYGDPQVTGKPAGDDLVEGKRTVLVALALDAAPPADAALLDAALGTPLSPGQVDRLREVISASGAADQVEQVIGALVERSREALAEAGTTAAARSALRALATAATERAF, encoded by the coding sequence GTGGACGACACCGCGAGGACAGCCCCGTCGACCTCGGCGGGGGCCGCGCTGGCCGACGCGCCCGCGGGGGCCTGGGACATCGCGGCGTTCCGCGACGGGGTGCAGGCCACCCTCGACACGTTCCTCGACGGCCAGGTGGAGCGCCTCGTGGACCTCGGGCCCGACGCGGCCCGGCTGGTCGAGGAGGCCCGCGCGGCGGTCAGCGGCGGCAAGCGGCTGCGCGCGGCCTTCTGCTGGTGGGGGCACCGCGCCGTGCCCGCCCCGGGCGGCGACCCGGCGCCCGTCGACGAGGCGGCGCTGCTGCGCGCGTGCGCCGCGCTGGAGCTGCTGCACGCGAGCGCGCTCGTCCACGACGACGTGATGGACGCCTCCGACACCCGCCGGGGCCGGCCCTCGGCCCACCGCACGTTCGAGGCCGAGCACCGCGCTGCGGGGTGGCAGGGCGACGCCGAGCAGTTCGGCGCGGCCGCCGCCGTGCTCCTCGGCGACCTGCTGCTCACCTGGTCCGACGAGCTGCTGCGCACGTGCGGCCTGCCCGCCGAGCGCGTGGCCGCCGCGATGCACGTGCTCGACCTGTGCCGCAGCGAGGTGATCGCCGGGCAGTTCCTCGACGTCTCGGTGCAGGCCCGCGGGCGCGCCGACGTCGACGCGGCGATGACGGTGCTGCGCTACAAGTCGGCGAAGTACTCCATCGAGCGGCCGCTGCACGTCGGCGCCGCCCTCGCCGGCGCGGACGCGGCCCTCCTCGGGCGCCTGAGCGCCTTCGGCCTGCCACTGGGCGAGGCCTTCCAGCTGCGCGACGACCTGCTCGGCGTCTACGGCGACCCGCAGGTGACCGGCAAGCCCGCGGGCGACGACCTCGTCGAGGGCAAGCGCACCGTGCTGGTCGCCCTGGCGCTCGACGCCGCACCGCCGGCCGACGCAGCGCTGCTGGACGCCGCGCTCGGCACGCCCCTCTCCCCCGGTCAGGTCGACCGGCTCCGCGAGGTGATCTCGGCCTCCGGCGCCGCCGACCAGGTCGAGCAGGTCATCGGGGCGCTCGTCGAGCGCAGCCGAGAGGCGCTCGCCGAGGCCGGCACGACGGCGGCGGCGCGGTCCGCGCTGCGCGCGCTGGCGACCGCCGCGACCGAGCGCGCCTTCTGA
- a CDS encoding Rv2175c family DNA-binding protein, with the protein MSAAAPDDQAPDQLAGPDLAALVPAWSDWAETARALGVTVSKVRQWIREHRLAAAVPSPGAGQQVPTEFVQDGEVVKGLPGLLTLLHDAGFDDREAIAWIFTDADLPGRPIDALRENRGSEVKRRAQAML; encoded by the coding sequence ATGAGCGCTGCTGCACCCGACGACCAGGCCCCCGACCAGCTCGCCGGTCCCGACCTCGCCGCCCTCGTCCCCGCGTGGTCGGACTGGGCGGAGACGGCGCGCGCCCTCGGCGTGACGGTGTCGAAGGTGCGTCAGTGGATCCGCGAGCACCGGCTGGCCGCGGCGGTCCCGTCGCCGGGAGCCGGTCAGCAGGTGCCCACGGAGTTCGTCCAGGACGGCGAGGTGGTCAAGGGACTCCCCGGGCTGCTGACGCTGCTGCACGACGCCGGCTTCGACGACCGCGAGGCGATCGCCTGGATCTTCACCGACGCCGACCTGCCGGGGCGCCCCATCGACGCCTTGCGCGAGAACCGCGGCTCCGAGGTGAAGCGGCGCGCCCAGGCGATGCTCTGA